A part of Candidatus Melainabacteria bacterium genomic DNA contains:
- a CDS encoding aldo/keto reductase, which translates to MRQKKLGNSELNVSVLCFGANVFGWTVTDEKLSFKLLDRCLEAGINFIDTADIYSTWVPGNQGGESETLIGKWFKERKNRDQVILATKVGMEMAPGKSGLRKDYIRKSIDASLMRLKTDYVDLYQSHKDDESTPVEETLGAYADLVKAGKVRVIGASNYTKERLNESLRVSADKKFPRYESLQPLYNLLEREDFEMNLAPLCLKENIAVISYFSLASGFLTGKYKKSEDMSKSDRGSRVEKYMNERGFRVVDALEKVAKTVDSTPSAVALAWLMAQPSVTAPIVSATNEKQLEDLIASTIIELDRTSLALLNEASDYAGAKAGA; encoded by the coding sequence ATGCGTCAGAAAAAGCTCGGCAACAGCGAACTCAACGTATCTGTTTTATGCTTCGGAGCCAATGTCTTCGGATGGACGGTAACTGACGAGAAACTATCTTTCAAACTTCTAGATCGCTGCCTGGAAGCCGGAATCAATTTCATCGATACCGCTGATATCTACTCGACCTGGGTGCCAGGAAACCAGGGCGGTGAATCAGAAACGTTGATTGGCAAATGGTTTAAAGAGCGAAAAAACCGCGACCAGGTCATTCTCGCAACCAAAGTCGGAATGGAAATGGCACCGGGTAAAAGCGGGCTGCGCAAAGACTACATCAGAAAGTCGATTGACGCCTCACTAATGCGACTAAAAACGGATTACGTCGATCTTTACCAGTCACACAAAGATGACGAAAGCACGCCCGTAGAAGAAACGCTCGGAGCCTATGCCGATCTCGTCAAAGCCGGGAAAGTACGCGTCATCGGTGCATCGAACTACACAAAGGAACGATTGAACGAATCACTGAGAGTAAGCGCCGACAAAAAATTTCCGCGTTACGAAAGTCTTCAGCCTCTGTATAACTTGTTGGAGCGCGAAGACTTCGAAATGAATCTCGCTCCGCTTTGTTTAAAAGAGAACATCGCAGTGATCAGCTATTTCTCGCTGGCAAGCGGATTCCTCACCGGGAAATACAAGAAATCAGAGGATATGTCAAAAAGCGACCGAGGTTCACGCGTCGAAAAATATATGAATGAACGAGGATTCAGAGTAGTCGATGCGCTCGAGAAAGTAGCGAAGACTGTCGACTCAACACCATCAGCGGTGGCACTCGCATGGCTGATGGCGCAGCCTTCCGTCACAGCACCGATAGTAAGTGCAACAAACGAAAAACAGTTGGAAGATTTGATCGCATCGACAATTATTGAGCTGGATAGGACATCACTTGCACTGCTCAACGAAGCTAGTGATTATGCCGGCGCAAAGGCCGGAGCATAG
- a CDS encoding 4-alpha-glucanotransferase, whose product MDEVPTPNHSALYNTLLLFRDRAQYAPHNQMPIKESSAASPMSKQKPGIRTYCPVQLEVREALSLLGTDRLVLAIHDQSFPSAAEEEIGRGSPYTEGGTRFIHFIRSLGFTGIQFGPQGKTSQGNPSPYDGTLFSKSELSISLKALVENPEWCGLLDMATVTEIVAACPASSPQKKGAFDYKYAWHAQQAALRKAFKKFMNSEREVPDLWNSFNEWTEAQRALGEDWLFRDAIFEVLTIEYGTDDWRRWSLLDQRLFDPAPGDEAASQARLSDLREQQGDEIRFYFFCQFVVHTQHAALQKFAADIGLRFYGDLQIGYSSCDTWSCRHLFLPGYLMGAPPSRTNPDGQPWGFPVLDPRKYYADGKSSNSNDGDEPLGPALSQFKSRIQKMLKEFDGIRLDHPHGLVCPWVYNSTDSNALHAVQNGARLFASPDVEGHTNLANFAIAQKEQLNPDKDTPRYADNWVVELRDEQVARFAVLIDLVIDVMSRQGSPASDVVCEVLSTCPYPLRRVMERHSLGRFRVTQKASLTNTDDGYRSENAKPSDWIMVGNHDTKPAWRIVNDWKKSGEIEARAKYMAERLEPDAEKRADFAAELIRNPNRLCEAMFADLFASPARNVSIFFPDLLGMTDVYNEPGTISDTNWSLRVPHDYESLYHERLSAGAAISIPRALIMALHARYPEPTAEVTDLIERLKAVPA is encoded by the coding sequence ATGGATGAGGTTCCGACTCCAAATCACTCCGCTCTGTACAATACGTTGCTGTTATTTCGCGACCGAGCGCAGTATGCTCCACACAATCAAATGCCAATAAAAGAATCTTCTGCCGCTTCGCCAATGAGCAAACAAAAACCCGGAATCAGAACATACTGCCCTGTGCAGTTGGAAGTGCGGGAAGCGCTATCGCTTTTGGGCACTGACCGGCTCGTTCTTGCCATACATGACCAGAGTTTTCCCAGTGCTGCTGAGGAAGAGATCGGCAGAGGCTCACCATACACAGAAGGTGGTACCAGGTTTATTCACTTCATTCGGTCCCTGGGATTTACAGGTATTCAGTTTGGACCGCAGGGAAAAACTTCGCAAGGAAATCCATCACCTTACGATGGAACACTTTTTTCTAAGAGCGAATTGTCGATATCTCTCAAAGCCCTTGTTGAAAATCCAGAGTGGTGCGGCTTACTGGACATGGCCACTGTAACTGAAATTGTTGCGGCGTGCCCAGCTTCAAGTCCACAGAAGAAGGGGGCTTTCGATTACAAGTATGCATGGCATGCACAGCAAGCTGCTTTGCGAAAAGCCTTCAAAAAATTCATGAACAGTGAACGCGAAGTGCCGGATCTCTGGAATTCCTTCAATGAGTGGACAGAGGCGCAGCGCGCACTGGGAGAGGATTGGCTTTTCCGCGACGCTATTTTCGAAGTGTTGACAATTGAGTACGGAACAGATGATTGGCGACGGTGGTCTCTCCTTGATCAGCGGCTGTTCGATCCTGCGCCGGGCGACGAAGCCGCCAGTCAAGCTCGTCTGAGTGATTTACGTGAGCAGCAAGGTGATGAAATTCGCTTCTATTTTTTCTGCCAGTTTGTCGTTCACACTCAGCATGCGGCGTTGCAGAAGTTCGCGGCTGACATCGGCTTGCGCTTCTACGGCGATTTGCAGATTGGCTATTCATCGTGCGATACGTGGAGTTGCAGGCACCTTTTCTTGCCCGGCTACTTGATGGGTGCTCCGCCAAGTCGGACTAACCCTGATGGACAGCCGTGGGGATTCCCTGTTCTGGACCCTCGCAAATATTATGCCGATGGAAAAAGTTCAAACTCGAACGATGGAGATGAGCCTCTTGGCCCAGCGCTCTCTCAGTTTAAGAGTCGTATTCAGAAAATGTTGAAAGAGTTTGATGGTATCAGGTTGGATCATCCTCACGGGTTGGTTTGCCCGTGGGTTTATAACAGCACTGATTCCAACGCACTACACGCGGTGCAAAACGGGGCGCGTTTGTTTGCATCGCCAGACGTAGAAGGGCACACTAATCTCGCGAATTTCGCCATCGCACAGAAAGAGCAACTGAATCCAGACAAGGACACTCCCAGGTACGCTGACAACTGGGTGGTTGAGTTACGCGATGAACAGGTTGCAAGATTCGCTGTGTTGATTGACCTGGTTATCGATGTAATGTCCCGGCAGGGTTCACCCGCATCTGATGTTGTTTGCGAGGTTTTGAGCACCTGTCCGTACCCTCTCCGACGAGTAATGGAGCGGCATTCGCTTGGACGGTTTAGAGTCACCCAGAAAGCTAGCTTGACTAATACCGACGACGGATATCGCAGTGAGAACGCAAAGCCTTCCGATTGGATAATGGTTGGTAATCACGATACGAAGCCAGCCTGGCGTATCGTCAATGACTGGAAAAAATCGGGTGAGATCGAGGCGAGAGCTAAATACATGGCTGAGCGTCTTGAGCCGGATGCTGAAAAACGCGCCGATTTCGCTGCTGAGTTGATTCGGAATCCAAATCGGTTGTGCGAGGCAATGTTCGCAGATCTGTTTGCCAGTCCGGCTCGCAATGTTTCGATCTTCTTTCCCGATTTGCTCGGTATGACAGATGTTTATAACGAGCCAGGCACCATTAGCGATACTAACTGGTCCCTGCGGGTTCCGCATGATTATGAATCTTTGTATCACGAAAGACTCAGCGCAGGCGCAGCGATTTCCATTCCACGCGCTCTCATTATGGCGCTTCATGCCAGGTATCCGGAGCCCACTGCCGAGGTGACCGATTTGATTGAAAGGCTCAAAGCGGTACCGGCTTAG
- a CDS encoding DUF4331 domain-containing protein, producing MSNHFTGLSLGPPLGDQRLDLCDLYAFQSPKDSSRTVLILNANPQADALHPDAIYRLAVDNNGDLLNDIAFSFVFSKPEGGKQTYSVFVAKGEESRSAEAVGTKVVSDAEVSFGQTPNIVKAGQYTFFAGARSDAFFFDYDGIKNLYTERGEKNFTALNYEPGKSPWTGVDSNTEANVCSMAVELPTSELQANPMVRIWGRCSIRENGKLVHVDRAGHPSVSSFFNTDETKEEYNASEPVNDYKRWLELFVHLMGHTGDYTREEAIKAIEDTSLLPDMLCFDPSKPAAYPNGRTFKDDVINARLAFLSKGEIPPDGLKPHTDTLQEFPYLGTPHALKG from the coding sequence ATGTCGAACCATTTCACTGGACTGAGCCTTGGACCTCCTCTTGGTGACCAGAGGCTCGATTTGTGTGACCTCTATGCCTTTCAGTCGCCCAAAGATTCATCTAGAACGGTTTTGATTCTCAATGCAAATCCGCAAGCTGATGCGTTGCATCCTGATGCGATTTACAGATTGGCTGTGGACAATAATGGCGATTTGCTCAACGATATTGCCTTCAGCTTTGTCTTTTCGAAGCCTGAAGGTGGAAAGCAGACGTACAGCGTCTTTGTCGCGAAAGGTGAGGAGTCGAGATCTGCTGAGGCTGTCGGAACGAAGGTCGTTTCCGATGCAGAGGTTTCGTTCGGACAGACGCCGAATATTGTAAAAGCTGGACAGTACACCTTTTTTGCTGGCGCTCGAAGTGATGCGTTTTTCTTTGACTACGACGGCATCAAAAATTTGTACACAGAGAGAGGCGAAAAGAACTTTACCGCGCTGAATTATGAGCCCGGAAAATCCCCATGGACTGGAGTTGACTCGAATACAGAAGCCAATGTTTGCTCGATGGCTGTTGAATTGCCGACGAGCGAACTGCAAGCGAATCCGATGGTACGCATCTGGGGGCGCTGCAGCATTCGTGAGAACGGTAAGCTTGTGCACGTAGATCGCGCCGGTCACCCTTCCGTTAGCAGTTTTTTCAACACTGATGAAACTAAAGAAGAGTACAACGCCAGTGAACCGGTCAATGACTACAAGCGATGGCTTGAGCTTTTCGTGCACTTGATGGGTCACACGGGTGACTACACGCGAGAAGAAGCGATCAAGGCGATTGAGGACACGAGTTTGTTGCCTGATATGCTTTGCTTCGATCCATCCAAGCCAGCTGCTTATCCGAATGGTCGCACGTTCAAAGACGATGTGATCAATGCCCGCCTGGCATTTTTATCGAAGGGTGAAATTCCGCCTGATGGTCTGAAGCCGCACACTGATACGCTGCAGGAGTTCCCTTATCTTGGAACGCCTCATGCGTTGAAGGGATAG
- a CDS encoding cytochrome c translates to MRKVALKQISIASLHVRSLLIFAICVIPIVVSHPCNAQSGSDPAKLDDKSPHLVKVPTSGYVPAATSAESKRGQALFQNVGCMSCHSVHNVGGDLAPMLDGVGARRSEDFMIAHLSNSPAAIEQYKNMRGKNYISPLPHSRYSLETVKALVAYLKTIPEPPDGFVIEPHVPRLPASPPSPSGQKFKPEKSSESSIEGQKVFNKRGCVACHAVGDVGGWLAPRLDGVGGRHSREFIQAHVTDAQAHAAALSTKSGKVSSKMPRLTLSPLESKQITDYLMTLPDLSSDK, encoded by the coding sequence ATGAGGAAAGTAGCATTGAAGCAAATATCGATAGCTTCGCTACATGTCCGGTCGCTCCTCATTTTTGCGATTTGCGTTATTCCGATTGTCGTCTCGCACCCGTGTAATGCGCAGAGTGGCAGCGATCCCGCGAAACTGGATGATAAGTCTCCGCACCTGGTGAAGGTTCCTACGTCCGGCTATGTCCCTGCGGCGACATCTGCAGAGAGCAAGCGTGGCCAGGCGCTTTTTCAGAATGTCGGTTGCATGTCCTGCCATTCCGTCCACAATGTCGGTGGTGATCTGGCTCCGATGCTAGATGGGGTCGGCGCTCGACGGAGCGAGGACTTCATGATTGCGCATCTTTCCAATTCTCCGGCTGCAATAGAACAATACAAAAATATGCGTGGGAAGAATTACATAAGTCCGTTGCCTCATTCGCGCTATTCGCTGGAGACAGTGAAGGCACTTGTCGCTTATTTGAAGACGATTCCTGAGCCGCCTGACGGGTTTGTTATCGAGCCGCACGTTCCGCGGCTTCCAGCTTCGCCCCCGTCGCCTTCCGGTCAAAAGTTTAAGCCCGAGAAAAGCTCTGAAAGCAGCATTGAGGGACAGAAAGTTTTTAACAAACGAGGGTGTGTCGCATGTCATGCCGTTGGGGATGTCGGCGGATGGCTTGCCCCCCGATTAGATGGCGTCGGCGGTCGTCACTCCAGAGAATTCATTCAGGCGCACGTAACCGACGCCCAGGCACATGCTGCAGCTCTTTCAACCAAGTCGGGCAAGGTATCTTCGAAGATGCCGCGATTGACACTTTCGCCGTTGGAATCAAAGCAAATTACCGATTATCTAATGACGTTGCCGGATCTCTCTAGTGATAAGTGA
- a CDS encoding alpha/beta hydrolase — MQLSADSTMPADKNSLTSSLTAKEKFFHAFKLSKFDVAKLLLLYIVLSPSIGMVVYKHLLFVPFSNAPDMKAIYAKIEASTKSKKIDVTIPSGTQKLNAMLWKKSGATKIFIVNHGNGGDIANRVLLLAPLLYSNGSVLLYDYEGYGKSTGEPSVEAVKQDGLAAYDYVHNVLHYEPENIVLYGESLGSGVATYIAQNRKAAAIVIQSGFSSLSDAAKDRLIWLKLYPSFCFNGVEMDNVAYLHGPHPPLLIMHGDADVVLPIKHAYKSFAGASEPKKFVKFDGSGHNDICLSAAFQSCIAQFMNSLPKN, encoded by the coding sequence ATGCAATTATCTGCCGACTCCACAATGCCTGCTGACAAAAATTCATTAACATCTTCACTGACGGCAAAGGAAAAATTTTTCCATGCCTTCAAGCTGTCAAAGTTCGACGTAGCCAAACTGCTTCTTTTGTATATTGTCCTGTCTCCGAGTATTGGAATGGTCGTTTATAAGCATTTGCTGTTTGTCCCATTCAGCAATGCTCCGGATATGAAGGCAATCTATGCCAAGATCGAGGCGAGCACAAAATCGAAGAAAATCGACGTCACCATTCCTAGTGGCACGCAAAAACTGAATGCCATGCTATGGAAAAAATCAGGCGCCACTAAAATCTTTATAGTGAATCACGGAAATGGCGGCGATATTGCAAATAGAGTGTTGCTGCTCGCTCCACTGTTGTATTCAAATGGTTCAGTCTTGCTCTATGACTACGAAGGTTATGGGAAAAGTACAGGCGAGCCCTCGGTGGAAGCAGTAAAACAGGACGGGCTGGCTGCATACGACTATGTGCACAATGTTCTTCACTATGAGCCAGAAAACATCGTTCTATACGGCGAATCTCTTGGATCTGGTGTGGCGACCTATATAGCCCAGAATCGGAAAGCAGCAGCAATTGTAATTCAGTCTGGGTTTTCTTCGTTGAGTGATGCAGCAAAAGACCGTTTGATTTGGCTTAAACTCTATCCGTCTTTCTGCTTCAATGGAGTCGAGATGGATAACGTAGCATACCTGCATGGACCGCATCCACCGTTACTGATTATGCATGGAGACGCTGATGTAGTGCTTCCCATCAAGCATGCCTACAAGTCATTTGCAGGCGCAAGCGAGCCAAAGAAGTTTGTCAAATTCGATGGTAGCGGGCACAACGATATCTGTCTATCGGCCGCATTCCAATCGTGCATTGCACAATTCATGAACTCACTGCCTAAGAACTAA
- a CDS encoding tetratricopeptide repeat protein: protein MESTQDTITWDSYIKAASKAAELSQYSDAEKLYQKALVEAETVGKERGDGSTDDVKAHILLSLGDLYWTQGWHAEAEQVYKSALDLRQKNEGEQSLGAAECLNKIAMVYRAQGRYGEVEPYFRKALAIYEVAADPDDLKVASTLESLADFYKAHGKYAQAEPLFQKSVSIRERALGEEHPSIGDDLTNLALVYHASGKYDHAEPLYERALKIAENNWGSDHPSVATVLNYQAELYRMKSKFEESERVHWRALKIRQKALGLEHPSTAQSLSNLALLFHLQCKYHQAEPLYKTLLEIRTKDWGPNHMHVAEILNNLAEVYQDQGNCAEAEPLYWRALTITQENLGQEHPSVAKALRNLAELYEEQANFDEADRLYKWGLGMSESLGTEHPDVAALMSRYAALQKKMMDHEFDEDADDAPPWRDNSN from the coding sequence ATGGAAAGCACACAAGACACGATCACCTGGGATTCTTACATCAAGGCTGCATCTAAGGCGGCAGAACTATCGCAATATAGTGATGCCGAAAAACTTTATCAGAAGGCTCTGGTGGAAGCTGAGACAGTCGGAAAGGAACGAGGTGACGGCAGCACAGACGATGTGAAGGCGCACATCTTGCTCTCCCTTGGAGATCTTTATTGGACTCAAGGGTGGCACGCTGAAGCCGAACAGGTCTACAAATCGGCACTTGATCTGCGTCAGAAAAATGAGGGAGAACAGTCACTCGGGGCCGCTGAGTGTCTGAATAAAATTGCCATGGTTTACAGAGCCCAGGGGCGCTATGGCGAGGTCGAACCTTACTTCCGTAAGGCTCTTGCGATATACGAGGTTGCCGCTGATCCCGATGACTTGAAAGTGGCGAGCACGCTCGAAAGTCTTGCCGACTTCTATAAAGCTCATGGAAAGTACGCACAGGCAGAGCCACTTTTTCAAAAATCAGTTTCTATTCGCGAACGTGCTCTCGGCGAAGAGCACCCGAGTATCGGCGATGATCTGACAAATCTGGCACTCGTCTATCATGCTTCTGGAAAGTACGACCATGCAGAACCGCTCTACGAGCGTGCCTTGAAAATCGCCGAAAACAATTGGGGCTCTGACCACCCGAGTGTTGCGACAGTTTTGAACTACCAGGCTGAGCTTTATCGAATGAAGAGTAAGTTCGAAGAGTCGGAGCGAGTGCATTGGCGTGCTCTGAAAATTCGGCAGAAGGCGCTTGGATTGGAGCACCCCAGTACTGCTCAAAGTTTGAGCAATCTGGCGCTTCTTTTTCATTTGCAGTGCAAATATCATCAAGCAGAGCCGCTCTATAAAACTTTGCTCGAAATCCGCACCAAAGATTGGGGTCCCAATCATATGCACGTTGCGGAAATTCTGAACAATTTAGCCGAGGTCTATCAGGATCAGGGCAATTGCGCGGAGGCTGAGCCACTGTACTGGCGCGCTTTGACGATTACGCAAGAAAACCTGGGGCAAGAGCATCCGAGTGTTGCGAAAGCACTTCGAAATCTTGCCGAATTGTATGAAGAGCAAGCGAATTTCGATGAAGCTGATCGGCTCTATAAATGGGGCTTGGGCATGAGTGAATCATTGGGCACTGAACATCCCGATGTTGCAGCGCTAATGTCGCGCTACGCCGCATTGCAGAAGAAGATGATGGATCACGAATTCGACGAAGACGCAGATGATGCGCCGCCATGGCGAGATAATTCGAACTGA
- a CDS encoding ABC-F family ATP-binding cassette domain-containing protein codes for MLRISNISKHYGETLLFEQVNLTVKEGEKIGVVGANGSGKSTLLKILAGLIDADTGHIHVPKPLSTTYLPQQFDDLLDISVGSYLAHDWFDALHKLQSLEREMQKSPSKANVTEYLLNSYATAFAEFEANGGYELENRLNEIIASLGIANIDIYRNFQTLSGGERTKVALGRLLLQSADLMMLDEPTNNLDQAGMEWLERNLQQSKSACIIVSHDRTFLDRVTTRTLEIDRTNSRITNYSGNYSWFRERKRQEEDRQLRQFKEQQIKIKKLTADIQAVKHQALTTERSTQNDYLRGRSKKVAAKAKARETRLTKILDLEKIESPRFVQRPKISLSGCNQHSSNLIEARNLTYKNEETILSDLNLSIVGSSRIAVTGDNGSGKSTLLKLLTGELAPSAGTVTGKNGLRLGYLPQHHEISQLADNKTVIEQFKALIALHDDRMSDFSSTMRTNSTHSQFTADGDIRTLLHRFQFAGNDVFKKTEVLSRGERTKLVLASFMACNLDLIIMDEPTNHLDLETIDCLEQAMQAYHGAMIVVSHDRYFLEKLSPDRIWHVHNKTITERWILEI; via the coding sequence ATGCTGCGAATATCAAACATAAGCAAACACTACGGGGAAACTCTGCTTTTCGAGCAAGTCAACCTGACCGTCAAAGAAGGCGAGAAGATAGGAGTTGTTGGAGCCAACGGCAGCGGCAAATCTACCCTGTTGAAGATACTAGCAGGGCTGATTGATGCGGATACCGGACACATCCATGTGCCTAAACCGCTTTCAACAACATACTTGCCGCAGCAATTCGACGATTTGCTCGACATCAGCGTTGGAAGCTATCTGGCGCACGACTGGTTCGACGCGCTTCACAAGCTTCAATCTCTAGAACGCGAGATGCAGAAAAGTCCCTCGAAGGCGAATGTGACAGAGTATCTGCTGAATAGTTACGCCACTGCATTCGCCGAATTTGAGGCTAACGGCGGATACGAATTGGAAAATCGACTCAACGAAATTATCGCGTCGCTGGGCATTGCGAACATCGACATTTATCGCAACTTTCAGACTTTGAGCGGCGGCGAACGGACAAAAGTAGCGCTGGGACGGCTTCTGTTGCAGTCTGCAGATCTAATGATGCTCGATGAACCAACGAACAATCTTGACCAAGCAGGTATGGAATGGCTCGAGAGAAATTTACAGCAATCAAAATCTGCCTGCATTATCGTGTCGCACGACCGAACATTCCTCGACCGCGTCACAACTCGAACTCTGGAAATCGATCGCACCAACTCTCGCATAACAAACTACTCAGGCAACTATAGCTGGTTCAGAGAGCGCAAGCGCCAGGAAGAAGACCGTCAATTGCGCCAGTTCAAAGAACAGCAAATCAAGATAAAAAAGCTAACTGCAGATATTCAAGCGGTGAAACACCAGGCGCTAACCACCGAACGAAGCACACAGAACGATTATCTACGCGGTCGTTCGAAGAAGGTTGCTGCTAAGGCAAAGGCACGTGAAACGCGGCTGACGAAAATACTGGATCTGGAAAAGATTGAAAGTCCGAGATTTGTGCAACGCCCGAAAATATCCTTGAGCGGCTGCAATCAGCATTCATCAAATTTGATCGAAGCACGGAATCTGACATACAAAAATGAAGAGACGATTCTTTCAGATCTAAATCTCTCTATCGTCGGTTCATCAAGAATTGCAGTCACTGGTGACAATGGCAGTGGCAAGTCAACTTTGCTGAAACTGCTTACGGGGGAATTAGCTCCTTCCGCTGGCACAGTAACCGGCAAAAATGGACTGAGGCTCGGTTACTTGCCACAGCATCATGAAATCAGCCAACTTGCAGACAACAAAACAGTAATCGAGCAATTTAAGGCTCTCATAGCGCTTCACGATGATCGTATGTCGGATTTTTCGTCAACTATGCGAACAAACTCAACTCATAGCCAATTCACCGCCGACGGTGACATTCGAACCCTGTTGCACAGATTTCAATTCGCCGGCAACGACGTCTTCAAGAAGACAGAAGTACTGAGCCGAGGGGAACGCACCAAGCTCGTCCTCGCTAGTTTTATGGCTTGCAACCTCGACTTGATTATCATGGATGAACCCACGAACCATCTCGATCTGGAGACCATAGACTGTTTAGAACAGGCAATGCAGGCTTATCATGGCGCAATGATAGTTGTAAGCCACGATAGATATTTTCTGGAAAAACTCTCACCGGACCGCATCTGGCATGTTCACAATAAAACAATCACAGAGAGGTGGATACTGGAGATCTAG
- a CDS encoding M13 family peptidase, protein MAGTLTVISALLVPVCAAPEKSSTINVANMDKSVAPCKDFFRYANGTWLKNTPIPDEYANWGVLNIINEQNLNRVHKILEDAAAKTNLEPGSVEKKIGDFWYSGMDTKKIEADGAKPLKTAFKRINAIANLADLQSEIAHLNPLGSAELFRFSADQDYKDSSQYIGSAWQGGLGLPDRDYYTGTDEDSKKKRAEYVEHIEKLFELLGDSKTVAAEKAKKVMAIEMTLAEASMKNEDTRKPENIYHKMTVAEFDKLTPHFSWTRYLTEIGHPNIQYITVGQPEFFKVLDSQLEKVPLQDWKDYLTFHLIDDAAPYLSSQFENEDFHFHGHLLEGKKVIMPRWKRVVEATNSALGEAVGEVYVRTAFPPESKKKALELVNQLRDVLKNDLTSLEWMSPETRKNALVKIDAFAEKIGYPDKWRDYSKLHISRDGSYLGNVTRANEFEFNRQLSKIGKPIDRTEWFMNAHTVNAYYSPEMNEIVFPAGILQPPVFDVKADDATNLGGMGMVIGHEMTHGFDDQGSKFDAKGNLHNWWTDEDMKQFESRVDLIRNQYDGYVVAGDTHLKGKLVSGEAAADLGGMTIAYKTLEKILGDKPREKDANGFTPEQRFFLAFAQCWATNYRPERERLIAKTNPHPTAEYRVNGTLANMDAFEKAFPCDGKDSMMLPPEKRCRLW, encoded by the coding sequence ATTGCCGGCACTTTGACTGTTATTTCAGCTTTATTGGTTCCGGTCTGCGCCGCTCCGGAAAAGTCGTCCACGATAAATGTCGCCAACATGGATAAGAGTGTCGCTCCTTGCAAGGATTTTTTCCGATACGCAAATGGCACCTGGCTGAAAAATACTCCGATCCCAGACGAATATGCCAACTGGGGCGTTTTGAACATTATTAACGAGCAGAATCTGAACCGCGTCCATAAGATTCTTGAGGATGCCGCCGCCAAAACCAACCTCGAGCCTGGAAGCGTCGAGAAGAAAATCGGTGATTTTTGGTACAGCGGCATGGATACCAAAAAAATCGAAGCTGACGGTGCTAAGCCGCTTAAAACTGCGTTTAAACGGATAAATGCCATTGCGAATCTTGCTGACCTGCAATCGGAGATCGCCCATCTAAACCCCCTGGGCAGCGCCGAGCTCTTCAGGTTTTCAGCCGATCAGGATTATAAAGACAGTTCTCAATATATAGGCTCAGCCTGGCAGGGCGGGTTGGGACTGCCTGACCGCGACTACTACACGGGTACAGACGAAGATTCTAAGAAGAAACGTGCCGAGTACGTGGAGCACATCGAGAAATTGTTTGAGTTGTTGGGCGACAGTAAGACTGTTGCAGCCGAAAAAGCCAAGAAAGTTATGGCTATAGAGATGACACTCGCTGAAGCCAGCATGAAAAACGAAGACACGAGAAAGCCTGAGAACATCTATCACAAGATGACCGTTGCTGAATTCGATAAGTTGACACCGCATTTCTCCTGGACCCGCTACTTAACGGAAATTGGTCATCCAAATATTCAGTACATTACCGTCGGGCAGCCTGAATTTTTCAAAGTCCTGGATAGTCAGTTGGAAAAGGTTCCGCTGCAGGATTGGAAAGATTATTTGACTTTTCATTTGATAGATGACGCTGCACCATATCTGTCATCTCAGTTCGAAAATGAAGATTTCCATTTCCATGGGCATCTTTTAGAAGGCAAAAAGGTGATCATGCCCCGTTGGAAGCGCGTCGTCGAGGCGACCAACAGTGCGCTCGGTGAGGCGGTGGGCGAAGTTTATGTCCGCACAGCATTTCCTCCTGAGTCTAAAAAGAAGGCACTGGAACTCGTGAATCAATTGCGTGATGTGCTTAAGAACGATTTGACGAGCCTGGAGTGGATGAGCCCTGAGACTCGCAAAAATGCACTCGTCAAAATCGATGCTTTTGCTGAGAAAATTGGCTACCCTGATAAATGGCGTGATTATTCTAAGTTACACATCAGTCGTGATGGTAGTTATCTGGGTAACGTAACCCGCGCGAACGAGTTTGAGTTTAATCGTCAGTTGAGTAAAATCGGTAAACCAATCGACCGAACCGAATGGTTTATGAACGCGCATACGGTGAACGCCTACTACAGTCCGGAAATGAACGAGATTGTCTTTCCTGCTGGTATTTTGCAGCCGCCCGTTTTTGACGTCAAAGCCGACGATGCCACTAATCTTGGTGGCATGGGAATGGTTATCGGCCACGAAATGACTCATGGTTTCGACGATCAAGGCAGCAAATTCGACGCCAAAGGAAATCTCCATAACTGGTGGACAGATGAGGATATGAAGCAATTCGAGAGTCGTGTCGATCTGATTCGCAATCAGTATGATGGCTATGTCGTTGCCGGCGATACTCATCTAAAAGGAAAGCTCGTTTCTGGTGAAGCTGCAGCGGATCTTGGCGGTATGACTATCGCTTACAAGACGCTGGAGAAGATCTTGGGCGATAAACCGCGCGAGAAAGACGCAAATGGATTTACACCTGAGCAGAGATTCTTTCTTGCTTTTGCGCAATGCTGGGCGACAAATTATCGTCCGGAGCGTGAGCGCCTGATTGCGAAAACGAATCCACATCCAACCGCGGAATACCGAGTCAACGGCACGCTTGCGAACATGGATGCATTTGAGAAGGCTTTCCCCTGCGATGGAAAAGATTCGATGATGCTGCCGCCTGAGAAGCGCTGCAGATTGTGGTGA